In Bactrocera oleae isolate idBacOlea1 chromosome 3, idBacOlea1, whole genome shotgun sequence, a genomic segment contains:
- the LOC106615259 gene encoding zinc carboxypeptidase produces the protein MKVSRVTLVFGFVSACLVLADASKVRYDNFKVFKIKTANAKQRQVIEDLAENVKGFNLWHSDDKEVHIMVNPEKLIYLQNVTRSYQLPSQVMASNVQSLIDNEQHTKSTDDLSFGWTSYYPLSAIETFLDDILAKYPNVTSHIDIGTSYEGRKIRGIKISYKEGNPGIFIESNIHAREWITSATATWYINELLTSTDPDVRDLAVNYDWYIVPVLNVDGFVYTHETDRMWRKTRQPVEGSSCIGADPNRNSDSHWMESGGASANPCSETYAGAHPFSEPEIKAITDYVTSIKERINIYLAFHSYSQVLLSPYGHTTELADNHADLMAVAKAYSDAVKTLPYGTEYTYGTSATSMYYTTGSTRDWVYNEQGIRISYTIEFRDTGRFGFILPPIQILPHCEDTLTGILALVEKAKELKYLEIKY, from the exons ATGAAAGTTTCACGGGTAACGCTCGTTTTCGGATTTGTATCCGCGTGCTTGGTGCTAGCTGATGCGTCCAAAGTGCGCTATGACAATTTTAaggttttcaaaattaaaactgcaaatgcaaaacaacgtcAAGTGATCGAAGATTTGGCAGAAAACGTAAAAGGA TTTAATTTATGGCACAGCGATGATAAAGAAGTTCATATAATGGTAAATCCAGAAAAGCTCATTTATCTACAAAATGTTACACGTTCCTATCAACTACCTTCTCAAGTGATGGCCTCAAATGTACAGAG TCTAATTGATAACGAGCAGCACACTAAGTCTACTGATGATCTGTCCTTTGGTTGGACGAGCTATTATCCCTTATCAGCAATTGAAACTTTCTTAGACGACATACTTGCCAAATACCCCAATGTTACTAGTCACATAGATATTGGCACATCCTATGAAGGACGTAAGATACGCGGCATAAAAATATCTTACAAAGAGGGTAATCCCGGTATATTTATTGAATCGAACATACATGCTCGGGAGTGGATTACTTCGGCTACGGCCACATGGTACATCAACGAGTTACTTACTTCAACGGATCCTGATGTGCGTGACTTGGCTGTGAATTATGATTGGTATATTGTACCAGTCCTCAATGTAGATGGCTTTGTCTACACACATGAAACG gATCGCATGTGGCGTAAGACTCGCCAACCGGTGGAGGGTTCGAGTTGCATTGGCGCCGATCCGAATCGTAATAGTGATTCACATTGGATGGAAAGTGGAGGGGCTTCTGCAAATCCATGCAGTGAAACTTATGCTGGTGCACATCCTTTCTCAGAGCCAGAGATTAAAGCTATAACCGATTACGTAACCAGTATTAAGGAgcgcataaatatttatctcGCTTTTCACTCGTATAGTCAAGTGCTGCTTTCACCATATGGACACACAACTGAGCTAGCCGATAACCACGCTGATTTAATGGCTGTGGCAAAGGCTTACTCGGACGCTGTCAAAACGTTGCCTTACGGCACGGAATACACATATGGCACATCAGCGACATCTATGT ATTACACTACCGGTTCCACCAGAGATTGGGTTTATAATGAACAGGGTATACGTATTTCGTACACCATTGAATTCCGCGATACTGGACGATTTGGATTTATCTTGCCGCCGATACAAATATTGCCACATTGTGAGGATACACTAACGGGTATTTTGGCGTTAGTAGAGAAGGCCAAGGAgttaaaatatttggaaataaaatattaa
- the Myo28B1 gene encoding LOW QUALITY PROTEIN: myosin-VIIa (The sequence of the model RefSeq protein was modified relative to this genomic sequence to represent the inferred CDS: substituted 1 base at 1 genomic stop codon): MTSFQNELGECVWVRPQNAGDNEFVVPFGARVIRTEKTRTLIANDEGKQFWVPAEDVMKAMHITSQQGVDDMITLGDLQEYAILRNLEMRYAKRLIYTYTGSMLIALNPYQVLPIYTNREIAKYRGKKISELPPHIFAISDNAFQQLKRDRMNQCIVISGESGAGKTESTKLILQYLAAISGKHSWIEQQIIEANPILEAFGNAKTVRNDNSSRFGKYIEIRFTDAGNIQGANIEQYLLEKSRIVAQSRDERNYHIFYCMLAGLSNAELTRLELLDKSPTKYHYLSQGGCHELQGKNDAKNFADIRAAMKVLSFGPEEVWSIFSLLAAILHLGNMYFKATVVQNMDATEANDIVSLQRVASLLGVTKQALANALTSKTIFVHGERVVTSLSRDMAIEGRDAFVKSLYGAIFIRIVERINATINTKDKSSKSLNTIGVLDIFGFENFADNSFEQLCINYANENLQQFFVRHIFKMEQAEYEQESIMWQHIDFKDNQEILDIIGMKSMNIMSLIDEESKFPKGTDSTLLEKLHVQHGNRSIYVKPKSNQAALFGIRHYAGVVMYNPSGVLEKNRDSFSMDLREMIGKSKNKFLKDIFPLQLPYDTMKKQLTLSVKFRNSLDLLMRTLSAAHPFFIRCIKPNEEKKSNLFDRELCVRQLRYSGMMETARIRHAGYPIRHSYKDFVERYRLLLPKLGPARTSDCRQVTEQICKQVLPATADYQFGRQKVFLKDVDDTLLEKERARIVLQSIIAIQRGFRKVLFRRQLRRYREAALVIQKVWRAYKCQRDFFIARQGFHRLGACIAQHQLTHQFTSLRSCVIHLQAYCRGHLARQAFKMRRQRHKELQALRASEEVLIRQAREHQQAERERQSRLSANAAAAAAAVAAAAKPTPQTTHIATQALVNGQLAVNGMKGVNGMPVAAKRQIKAEPNDNFIDLESSKQIVDDVFGFLDDADPMCHAIPSGGTIRMPKLKTNTIDTSEYSFAKFAATYFNAQATGYHSIKPLKKPLLEHDLPMDGIAAKAIWIMILRFMGDRAEAKFEEDVESTQFNYHVKESKSASQSKEFQAALATLNETESKHLIRKTLKRKTKFPDLLRKTLDNVEKIEFYEQVLNVRSSNLEKLHFIIGHGILQPTLRDEILAQICKQLTNNPYRTSIAKGWILLSLCIGCFPPSKRFENFLRCFIQHGPMLYAPYCEYRLDRTLKNGPRTQPPSWLELQATRNKSAITLNVFLSDGNMKKLQVDSASTAKEAVQQLAEHIGLLDHYGFCIVISIFDKVMSLGNGNEHIMDAISNCEQYAKEQGKNEKNAPWKLYLRKEMFCTWYDPSMDPIATYLIYKQITRGLNFGEYRCRTEKDIAMICALEYYVEQGANMDSNVLRKLIPDFVPKNLLTAGGKSLKAWEQLIVATFASNKYVKSGTPKQAMEDICLFAQLSWSMYFSRYFEAVRMAGPQLLTDNVVIAINSNGVYYVDETEQVLAELAYAELSQVTCVTVESPNISELHIETVQKQDFTFKCYEAADIVELINFMLKNLKERSKYGIVMEDYKPALEEREGRLFLLKGDLVRFDADITGAQIMEGKKRWFSGICNDELGEFPVEVVTVLATTTNIKIGNYYMGDTPHGKQSINTDFIFKPALECETLCDELYCQLMKQLTANRLQHSEERGWDLMYLATGVMYPSPLVMKELLEFLNTRTHILAVESLKRLKRTLANGQRKRPPHAIEVEGIQQRFMHIYHKIYFPDGSVEAFEIASFTRAFHITQDIAKRFELKSCEGFSLFVKVGNKIFSMPETXFAFDFINELEEWMKMNLPSRSITQIGLQYQLYFMKKLWFNVVPGRDRHADTIFYYPQEVPKYLSGYYKVDKDFAITMAGLIYVVGFGTSTTYLHKIGNVLPYLVPEDLIMLLKVSQWRPRIIQCVSVLLEENVDEYEATQRFLRHLGAQQMFGSTFFLVKQSEDQNLPETILIAINKRGFHIIHPETKDILQSYGYGDLSFWSSGNTYFHVRFGNMIGASKLLCTTTQGYKMDDLLTSYIKYFKEK; the protein is encoded by the exons GGTGAATGTGTGTGGGTGAGGCCACAAAATGCCGGTGACAATGAGTTTGTGGTGCCATTTGGGGCGCGGGTCATACGCACGGAGAAGACACGCACGCTGATTGCCAATGATGAGGGTAAGCAATTTTGGGTGCCAGCAGAGGATGTAATGAAAGCGATGCATATCACATCACAGCAGGGCGTCGATGATATGATTACGCTGGGTGATTTGCAGGAGTACGCAATTTTACGGAACTTAGAGATGCGTTACGCAAAACGGCTTATTTAT ACCTATACCGGCTCTATGCTGATCGCGCTCAATCCCTATCAAGTGCTGCCGATCTACACGAACCGTGAGATTGCCAAGTACCGCGGCAAGAAGATCAGCGAGCTACCGCCACATATATTTGCCATCAGCGACAACGCCTTTCAGCAGTTGAAACGCGATCGCATGAATCAGTGCATCGTGATTAGCGGTGAGTCGGGTGCGGGCAAAACGGAGAGCACCAAACTTATACTACAGTATCTGGCCGCTATTAGTGGCAAGCACTCGTGGATTGAGCAGCAAATTATAGAGGCCAATCCAATTTTGGAGGCATTCGGCAATGCGAAGACGGTGCGGAATGACAATTCGTCACGTTTTGGCAAATACATCGAGATACGTTTCACGGATGCGGGCAACATACAGGGCGCAAATATTGAACAATATCTATTAGAGAAGTCACGTATTGTGGCGCAGTCGCGCGACGAACGCAATTATCACATTTTCTATTGCATGTTGGCGGGTCTAAGTAATGCTGAACTGACACGCCTCGAACTTTTGGATAAATCGCCAACAAAGTATCACTATTTATCACAGGGTGGCTGTCATGAATTGCAGGGAAAAAATGATGCGAAGAATTTTGCTGACATACGCGCTGCTATGAAGGTGCTCTCTTTCGGCCCAGAGGAAGTGTGGAGCATATTTAGTCTATTGGCTGCCATTTTACATCTCGGCAATATGTACTTCAAGGCGACGGTGGTACAAAATATGGACGCCACTGAAGCCAACGATATTGTAAGTTTGCAGCGTGTAGCTTCATTGCTGGGCGTCACAAAGCAAGCTTTGGCCAATGCGCTTACGTCCAAGACTATTTTTGTGCATGGCGAACGTGTTGTGACTAGCCTTTCGCGAGATATGGCCATCGAAGGCCGCGATGCATTCGTGAAGTCGTTGTATGGCGCGATTTTTATACGCATCGTTGAGCGTATAAACGCGACTATCAATACGAAGGATAAGTCGTCGAAATCGCTAAATACCATCGGTGTGCTAGATATATTTGGCTTCGAAAATTTCGCCGATAATAGTTTCGAACAATTGTGCATCAATTATGCGAATGAGAATTTGCAGCAATTTTTTGTGCGACACATTTTTAAG ATGGAGCAAGCGGAATATGAACAAGAGAGCATAATGTGGCAACATATCGACTTTAAGGATAATCAGGAGATATTGGACATAATCGGCATGAAGTCGATGAATATTATGTCACTCATTGATGAAGAGTCGAAGTTTCCTAAAG GTACCGATAGCACATTGCTAGAAAAGTTGCACGTGCAACATGGCAATCGGTCCATATATGTTAAACCTAAATCTAATCAAGCCGCACTTTTTGGTATAAGACATTATGCCGGTGTGGTTATGTACAACCCTAGTggagttttggaaaaaaatcgtGATTCGTTCAGCATGGACCTGCGAGAGATGAttggaaaatcgaaaaataagtTTCTCAAAGATATTTTTCCACTTCAACTGCCTTATGACACCATGAAGAAACAATTAACATTGTCCGTAAAGTTTCGAAATTCATTGGACTTGCTCATGCGCACACTATCTGCCGCACATCCCTTCTTCATTAGATGCATTAAACCTAATGAGGAGAAGAAATCTAAT TTATTTGACCGCGAGCTCTGTGTACGCCAGCTGCGCTACTCCGGCATGATGGAGACGGCACGCATACGACACGCTGGTTACCCCATACGTCACAGCTATAAGGACTTTGTAGAACGTTATCGCCTGCTGCTGCCGAAGCTCGGTCCAGCCCGCACCAGTGACTGTCGTCAAGTGACCGAGCAAATATGCAAACAAGTGCTACCCGCCACGGCTGATTATCAGTTCGGACGGCAGAAAGTATTTCTGAAAGACGTTGACGATACATTGCTAGAAAAAGAACGTGCGCGCATTGTACTTCAATCCATTATAGCCATACAACGGGGCTTTCGGAAAGTACTCTTCCGACGTCAGCTGCGACGTTATCGCGAAGCAGCGCTTGTCATACAGAAAGTATGGCGTGCCTATAAGTGTCAACGCGATTTCTTCATAGCGCGCCAAGGCTTCCATCGCTTGGGCGCTTGCATTGCACAACACCAATTGACGCATCAATTCACAAGTCTGCGCAGTTGTGTGATCCACTTGCAGGCTTACTGTCGTGGTCATTTGGCACGGCAGGCGTTTAAAATGCGCCGGCAGCGTCATAAGGAGCTGCAAGCGTTGCGCGCGTCGGAGGAAGTGCTAATACGACAAGCGCGCGAACATCAACAGGCCGAGCGCGAGCGACAGTCACGCCTCAGCGCAAATGCAGCGGCCGCAGCAGCAGCGGTGGCAGCGGCAGCCAAGCCGACACCTCAAACAACTCACATTGCCACACAAGCGCTTGTGAATGGGCAGCTCGCTGTGAATGGTATGAAGGGCGTTAATGGCATGCCCGTTGCTGCGAAGCGGCAAATCAAAGCAGAGCCCAATGACAATTTCATCGATTTGGAGTCGTCAAAGCAGATTGTGGACGACGTGTTTGGCTTCCTCGATGATGCCGAT cccATGTGCCATGCGATACCTTCAGGCGGTACAATACGCATGCCAAAACTCAAAACAAATACGATCGATACATCTGAGTATAGCTTTGCGAAATTCGCTGCGACTTACTTTAACGCACAAGCGACCGGTTATCATAGTATAAAGCCCCTAAAGAAACCGTTACTTGAACATGACTTACCTATGGATGGTATTGCCGCCAAG GCCATTTGGATAATGATATTGCGTTTTATGGGCGATAGGGCCGAGGCAAAATTTGAAGAGGATGTTGAAAGCACTCAATTCAACTATCATGTTAAGGAGTCAAAAAGTGCCTCTCAGAGTAAAGAGTTTCAAGCTGCACTTGCTACATTAAACGAGACCGAATCGAAACATTTGATTCGAAAAACATTGAAGCGCAAAACGAAATTTCCGGACCTATTACGTAAGACGCTAGATAATGTCGAGAAAATCGAGTTCTACGAGCAAGTTTTGAATGTACGCAGCAGTAATTTGGAGAAATTGCATTTCATAATTGGGCATGGCATACTGCAACCCACTCTGAg agATGAAATATTGGCACAAATCTGTAAACAGTTAACCAATAATCCTTATCGCACTTCTATCGCTAAGGGCTGGATATTACTTTCCCTCTGCATAGGCTGCTTTCCGCCTAGTAAACGTTTTGAGAATTTTCTACGTTGTTTTATACAGCATGGTCCCATGTTGTATGCCCCGTATTGCGAGTATCGTTTGGACCGAACGCTGAAG AATGGACCGCGTACACAACCACCCTCGTGGCTAGAGTTACAGGCAACTCGAAATAAGTCCGCCATCACGTTAAACGTTTTCCTTTCGGACGGCAACATGAAGAAGTTACAGGTGGACTCGGCTTCTACAGCAAAGGAAGCAGTACAGCAGTTAGCGGAGCATATTGGACTCTTGGATCATTACGGCTTCTGCATTGTCATTTCAATCTTCGACAAAGTCATGTCACTTGGTAATGGCAATGAACACATAATGGATGCTATCTCCAATTGTGAACAGTATGCTAAGGAACAGGGCAAGAATGAGAAGAATGCGCCTTGGAAGTTGTATTTGCGTAAAGAGATGTTTTGTACTTGGTACGATCCAAGTATGGATCCCATAgctacatatttaatatataagcaG ATAACTCGTGGCCTCAATTTTGGTGAATATCGCTGTCGCACCGAAAAAGATATTGCTATGATCTGTGCACTTGAATATTATGTGGAACAGGGTGCAAATATGGATAGTAAT GTCTTACGTAAACTCATACCCGACTTTGTACCAAAGAATCTCTTGACAGCCGGTGGGAAAAGTCTGAAAGCATGGGAGCAGCTTATAGTGGCAACATTTGCCAGCAATAAATATGTGAAATCCGGTACACCAAAACAAGCCATGGAGGATATCTGTTTGTTTGCGCAACTATCATGGTCTATGTATTTCTCACGATACTTTGAAGCTGTACGCATGGCTGGACCGCAACTCCTCACAGATAATGTAGTTATAGCCATCAATTCGAATGGTGTATATTATGTCGATGAAACGGAGCAAGTCTTGGCTGAACTAGCTTATGCTGAGCTGAGCCAGGTGACGTGTGTTACGGTTGAGAGTCCGAATATCAGTGAGCTGCATATTGAAACAGTTCAGAAGCAAGATTTCACCTTCAAATGTTATGAAGCAGCAGATATCGTGGAGTTGATAAATTTTATGTTGAAAAATCTCAAAGAACGCTCGAAATATGGCATTGTCATGGAGGATTACAAGCCAGCATTAGAAGAGCGTGAGGGTCGTTTATTCTTACTAAAAGGTGATCTGGTGCGATTTGATGCTGATATCACAGGTGCGCAAATAATGGAGGGTAAAAAGCGTTGGTTTTCAGGTATTTGCAACGACGAGTTGGGAGAATTTCCAGTGGAAGTGGTAACCGTTCTAGCAACTACTACTAATATTAAGATAGGAAATTAT TATATGGGTGACACGCCACATGGTAAGCAGAGCATAAATACCGATTTCATTTTCAAACCTGCCTTAGAGTGTGAGACCCTCTGCGATGAACTCTACTGCCAGCTGATGAAACAATTAACGGCAAATCGTTTACAACACAGTGAAGAACGCGGTTGGGATCTGATGTATTTAGCGACGGGCGTCATGTACCCCAGTCCATTGGTTATGAAAGAGCTGCTTGAGTTTttgaacacacgcacacatatctTGGCAGTGGAGTCCCTCAAACGCTTGAAACGTACGCTAGCGAATGGACAACGCAAACGACCACCACATGCCATCGAAGTGGAGGGGATACAGCAGCGTTTCATGCATATTTATCACAAG ATATATTTTCCAGATGGCAGCGTGGAAGCTTTTGAAATTGCATCCTTTACACGCGCTTTTCACATTACACAAGACATTGCAAAACGTTTTGAACTCAAATCTTGCGAAGGATTCTCACTCTTTGTGAAGGtcggcaataaaatattttccatgccCGAAACGTAATTCGCATTCGATTTCATTAATGAATTGGAGGAGTGGATGAAAATGAATTTACCCAGTCGCTCAATAACACAAATCGGATTACAGTATCAACTGTATTTCATGAAAAAACTTTGGTTTAATGTGGTGCCTGGTCGGGATCGCCATGCCGATACGATTTTTTACTATCCACAAGAAGTGCCCAAATATTTAAGTGGTTACTACAAAGTGGATAAAGATTTTGCGATCACAATGGCTGGTTTAATTTACGTAGTTGGCTTTGGCACGAGTACAACGTATTTGCATAAAATAGGTAATGTGCTACCATATTTAGTGCCCGAAGACCTTATAATGCTTTTGAAAGTTAGTCAATGGCGTCCACGCATAATACAATGTGTAAGTGTCCTGTTGGAGGAGAACGTCGATGAGTACGAAGCGACACAACGTTTTCTAAGACATTTAGGAGCGCAGCAAATGTTCGGTTCGACATTCTTTTTAGTGAAGCAGAGTGAAGATCAAAATTTGCCAGAGACTATATTGATTGCAATAAATAAACGTGGTTTTCACATTATTCACCCAGAAACGAAG GATATACTGCAATCTTACGGTTATGGCGATTTAAGTTTCTGGAGCTCaggaaatacatattttcatgtGCGTTTCGGCAATATGATTGGTGCTTCGAAATTGCTATGCACCACCACCCAAGGTTACAAAATGGATGATTTGCTTACTtcttatatcaaatattttaaagagaAATAG